One Azoarcus sp. DN11 DNA segment encodes these proteins:
- the ahcY gene encoding adenosylhomocysteinase, with translation MNTVAETFTDYVVADLKLADWGRKEIRIAETEMPGLMAIREEFAAAQPLKGARITGSLHMTIQTAVLIETLTALGAEVRWASCNIFSTQDHAAAAIAAEGIPVFAVKGETLADYWDYTHRIFEWKDGVYSNMILDDGGDATLLLHLGARAEQDLSVLAKPGSEEETILFAAIRAKLAQDPRWYSTRLAQVKGVTEETTTGVHRLYQMHERGELKFPAINVNDSVTKSKFDNLYGCRESLVDGIKRATDVMVAGKVALVAGYGDVGKGSAQALRALSAQVWVTEIDPICALQAAMEGYRVVTMDYAAEHADIFVTCTGNYHVITHDHMARMKDQAIVCNIGHFDNEIDVASIEKYEWEEIKPQVDHVIFPDGKRIILLAKGRLVNLGCATGHPSYVMSSSFANQTIAQIELYTRTADYPVGVYTLPKHLDEKVARLQLKKLNAQLTELTDAQAAYIGVSKQGPYKSAHYRY, from the coding sequence ATGAACACTGTGGCTGAAACCTTCACCGATTACGTCGTCGCCGACCTCAAGCTCGCCGACTGGGGCCGCAAGGAAATCCGCATCGCGGAAACCGAGATGCCCGGTCTGATGGCGATCCGCGAGGAATTCGCCGCCGCCCAGCCGCTCAAGGGCGCGCGCATCACCGGCTCGCTGCACATGACGATCCAGACCGCGGTGCTGATCGAGACGCTGACCGCGCTCGGTGCCGAGGTGCGCTGGGCCTCGTGCAACATCTTCTCGACGCAGGACCACGCCGCGGCCGCGATCGCGGCCGAAGGCATTCCCGTCTTCGCGGTGAAGGGCGAAACGCTCGCCGACTACTGGGACTACACGCACCGCATCTTCGAATGGAAGGATGGCGTCTACTCCAACATGATCCTCGACGACGGCGGCGACGCGACGCTGCTGCTGCACCTCGGGGCACGCGCCGAGCAGGATCTTTCCGTGCTGGCGAAGCCGGGCTCCGAGGAAGAAACCATCCTCTTCGCCGCGATCCGCGCCAAGCTCGCGCAGGATCCGCGCTGGTACTCGACCCGCCTCGCGCAGGTGAAGGGCGTCACCGAGGAGACCACGACCGGCGTGCATCGCCTGTACCAGATGCACGAGCGCGGCGAGTTGAAGTTCCCGGCGATCAACGTCAATGACTCGGTCACCAAGTCCAAGTTCGACAACCTGTACGGCTGCCGCGAGTCGCTCGTCGACGGCATCAAGCGCGCGACCGACGTGATGGTCGCCGGCAAGGTTGCGCTGGTCGCGGGCTACGGCGACGTCGGCAAGGGTTCGGCGCAGGCGCTGCGCGCGCTCTCGGCGCAGGTGTGGGTCACCGAGATCGACCCGATCTGCGCGCTGCAGGCGGCGATGGAAGGCTACCGCGTGGTGACGATGGACTACGCCGCCGAACATGCCGACATCTTCGTCACCTGCACCGGCAACTACCACGTCATCACGCACGACCACATGGCGCGGATGAAGGACCAGGCGATCGTGTGCAACATCGGCCACTTCGACAACGAGATCGACGTCGCGTCGATCGAGAAGTACGAGTGGGAAGAGATCAAGCCGCAGGTCGACCACGTGATCTTCCCGGACGGGAAACGCATCATCCTGCTCGCCAAGGGCCGCCTCGTGAACCTCGGCTGCGCGACCGGCCACCCGAGCTACGTGATGAGCTCGTCGTTCGCGAACCAGACAATCGCGCAGATCGAACTGTACACGCGCACCGCGGACTACCCGGTGGGCGTGTACACGCTGCCCAAGCACCTCGACGAGAAGGTCGCGCGCCTGCAGCTGAAGAAGCTCAACGCGCAGCTCACCGAACTCACCGATGCGCAGGCGGCCTACATCGGCGTGTCAAAGCAGGGCCCGTACAAGTCGGCCCACTACCGCTACTGA
- a CDS encoding DUF2242 domain-containing protein — protein MLHSARRFPVLLLSGLLLAGCASSPPPAAYRGESFSAESPFVTWSTRDPDAACEVAKRALLSQGYQVDAVKTTRIKGEKFFLPKANYGMTLNITLVCLPSNVGTAIYANALQTRYELKSSATSAGVGVAGIGSISLPWTADKEALIKVGEETISDPDFYKRLFSLIDSLQGS, from the coding sequence ATGCTTCATTCCGCGCGTCGCTTCCCTGTCCTGCTGCTTTCGGGACTGCTGCTCGCCGGCTGCGCCTCCTCCCCCCCTCCTGCCGCCTACCGGGGCGAGAGCTTCTCGGCCGAATCGCCCTTCGTCACCTGGAGCACCCGCGACCCGGACGCCGCCTGCGAAGTGGCCAAGCGTGCGCTGCTGAGCCAGGGCTATCAGGTCGATGCGGTGAAGACCACGCGCATCAAGGGCGAAAAATTCTTCCTGCCGAAAGCCAACTACGGCATGACGCTCAACATCACGCTGGTGTGCCTGCCCAGCAACGTCGGCACCGCGATCTACGCGAACGCGCTGCAGACGCGCTACGAGCTGAAATCCTCGGCAACCAGCGCCGGCGTCGGCGTCGCGGGCATCGGATCCATTTCGCTGCCGTGGACCGCCGACAAGGAAGCGCTGATCAAGGTCGGCGAGGAAACGATCTCGGATCCGGACTTCTACAAGCGGCTCTTCAGCCTGATCGATTCGCTGCAGGGCAGCTGA
- a CDS encoding cold-shock protein yields the protein MAAGTVKWFNDAKGFGFITPENGGDDLFAHFSAIQGSGFKTLAEGQRVTFDVTTGPKGQQASNIRVAD from the coding sequence ATGGCAGCAGGTACCGTGAAGTGGTTCAACGACGCCAAGGGCTTCGGCTTCATCACCCCGGAAAACGGCGGTGACGATCTCTTCGCCCATTTTTCCGCGATTCAGGGCTCTGGCTTCAAGACCCTGGCCGAAGGTCAGCGCGTCACTTTCGACGTCACGACCGGCCCGAAGGGCCAGCAGGCGTCGAACATCCGCGTGGCCGACTAA